A window of Mixophyes fleayi isolate aMixFle1 chromosome 10, aMixFle1.hap1, whole genome shotgun sequence contains these coding sequences:
- the TIPRL gene encoding TIP41-like protein, protein MMIHGFKSSNQDFNFGPWKVTATKTHIMKSADVEKLAEEMHMPCLPEMMFGDNVLRIQHSSGFGIEFNAKDALKSVNKNKGALKVACAEEWQESRSDSEHSKEIVKPYDWTYTTDYKGTILGSNLTFNVVPTAERINTEKLKTREQIMFFEEVLLFEDELHDHGVSSLSVKIRVMPSSFFLLLRFFLRVDGVLIRMNDTRLYHESDKMFMLREYTSRESKISNLSHVPPPLYTEPNEISQYLPVTETIYEKLEFPTLPQTEKGDSLSPVSIPAP, encoded by the coding sequence ATGATGATTCACGGCTTTAAAAGTAGTAATCAAGACTTCAACTTTGGACCATGGAAGGTCACAGCCACCAAGACGCACATTATGAAGTCGGCTGACGTTGAGAAATTGGCAGAAGAAATGCACATGCCCTGTCTCCCAGAGATGATGTTCGGGGACAATGTCTTGAGAATTCAACACTCCTCTGGTTTTGGTATTGAGTTTAATGCTAAGGATGCACTTAAAAGTGTAAATAAGAACAAGGGGGCTCTCAAAGTAGCCTGTGCTGAAGAGTGGCAAGAGAGCAGGTCAGACAGTGAGCACAGCAAAGAAATTGTGAAGCCCTATGACTGGACGTACACAACTGATTACAAGGGAACCATTCTGGGTAGCAACCTGACCTTTAATGTTGTCCCAACAGCTGAACGCATTAACACTGAAAAGCTGAAGACCAGAGAGCAGATCATGTTTTTTGAGGAAGTTCTGCTATTTGAAGATGAGTTACATGACCATGGAGTGTCTAGCCTGAGTGTTAAAATCAGAGTCATGCCATCCAGTTTTTTCCTTCTCCTCAGATTCTTCCTCAGAGTGGACGGTGTTCTCATCCGAATGAACGACACTCGACTTTACCATGAATCTGACAAGATGTTCATGTTGCGAGAATACACATCCAGAGAGAGCAAAATCAGCAACCTGAGtcatgtcccccctcctctctacACGGAGCCTAATGAGATCTCTCAATACTTGCCCGTTACGGAAACCATTTATGAAAAGTTGGAATTTCCAACATTACCACAGACAGAAAAAGGTGACTCTCTAAGTCCTGTAAGCATACCAGCACCATAA
- the CNEP1R1 gene encoding nuclear envelope phosphatase-regulatory subunit 1, protein MNSLEQAEDLKAFERRLTEYVSCLQPATGRWRMILIVVSVCTTTGAWNWLIDPDTQKVSFFTSLWNHPFFTISCITLIGLFFAGIHKRVVAPSIIAARCRTVLAEYNMSCDDTGKLILKPRPYVQ, encoded by the exons ATGAATTCCTTGGAGCAGGCAGAAG ATCTGAAAGCTTTCGAGAGAAGACTTACTGAATATGTTTCATGTTTACAGCCAGCTACTGGACGCTGGAGAA TGATTCTCATTGTAGTATCTGTTTGTACCACAACTGGTGCATGGAACTGGCTAATAGACCCAGACACACAGaag GTATCATTCTTCACATCGTTATGGAATCATCCATTCTTTACAATTAGCTGCATAACTCTAATAGGCCTGTTTTTTGCTGGTATACACAAAAGAGTGGTGGCACCTTCAAT AATAGCAGCACGATGTCGAACAGTACTGGCAGAATACAACATGTCATGTGACGAC ACGGGCAAATTAATCCTGAAGCCAAGACCGTATGTGCAATGA